Proteins encoded by one window of Halorubrum ruber:
- a CDS encoding tRNA (N(6)-L-threonylcarbamoyladenosine(37)-C(2))-methylthiotransferase produces MATYHIETYGCSSNRGESREIERALRDGGHRPADGPEDADVAILNTCTVVEKTERNMLRRAEELSDMTAELVVTGCMALAQGEMFAEADVDAEILHWDEVPSYVLNGECPTVTSDAEPVLDGVVGILPIARGCMSNCSYCITKFATGRVDSPSVEENVEKARALVHAGAKEIRVTGQDTGVYGWDNGERKLPELLDRICDIDGEFRVRLGMANPGGIHGIHEELAEVFAANEELYDFIHAPVQSGSDDVLADMRRQHRVEKFREVVATFDDRLDHWTLSTDFIVGFPTEDDADHELSMDLLAEVRPEKINVTRFSKRPGTDAADMKGLGGTVKKERSKAMSELKMEVVGEAYESMVGETHDVLVVEEGTGDSVKCRDGAYRQIIVQNATDRGVEVGDFLTVEVTGHNTVYAFGEPADETPSDAAGVDDAGRVPGDD; encoded by the coding sequence ATGGCGACGTACCACATCGAAACCTACGGCTGCAGCTCGAACCGGGGAGAGAGCCGGGAGATCGAGCGCGCCCTCCGCGACGGGGGGCACCGCCCGGCCGACGGCCCCGAAGACGCGGACGTCGCCATCCTCAACACCTGTACCGTCGTCGAGAAGACCGAGCGGAACATGCTCCGCCGCGCCGAGGAGCTGTCGGATATGACGGCGGAGCTCGTCGTCACCGGCTGTATGGCACTCGCGCAGGGCGAGATGTTCGCCGAGGCCGACGTCGACGCCGAGATCCTCCACTGGGACGAGGTCCCCTCCTACGTCCTCAACGGCGAGTGTCCCACAGTCACGTCGGACGCCGAGCCGGTCCTCGACGGCGTCGTCGGGATCCTCCCCATCGCGCGCGGCTGTATGAGCAACTGCTCGTACTGTATCACCAAGTTCGCCACCGGCCGCGTCGACTCCCCGTCCGTCGAGGAGAACGTCGAGAAGGCCCGGGCCTTGGTCCACGCCGGCGCGAAGGAGATCCGCGTCACCGGCCAGGACACGGGCGTCTACGGCTGGGATAACGGCGAGCGCAAGCTGCCCGAGCTGCTCGACCGCATCTGCGACATCGACGGCGAGTTCCGGGTCCGCTTAGGGATGGCGAACCCCGGCGGGATCCACGGCATTCACGAGGAGCTGGCCGAGGTGTTCGCGGCGAACGAGGAGCTGTACGACTTCATCCACGCCCCGGTCCAGTCCGGCTCCGACGACGTGCTCGCCGACATGCGACGCCAGCACCGCGTCGAGAAGTTCCGCGAGGTCGTCGCGACGTTCGACGACCGGCTCGACCACTGGACGCTCTCGACCGACTTCATCGTCGGCTTCCCCACCGAGGACGACGCCGACCACGAGCTGTCGATGGACCTGCTCGCCGAGGTGCGCCCGGAGAAGATCAACGTCACCCGCTTCTCGAAGCGCCCCGGCACCGACGCCGCCGACATGAAGGGGCTCGGCGGGACCGTCAAGAAGGAGCGCTCGAAGGCGATGTCCGAGCTGAAGATGGAGGTCGTCGGCGAGGCGTACGAGTCGATGGTCGGCGAGACCCACGACGTGCTCGTCGTCGAGGAGGGGACCGGCGACTCCGTGAAGTGCCGCGACGGCGCCTACCGACAGATCATCGTCCAGAACGCGACCGACCGCGGCGTCGAGGTCGGCGACTTCCTCACGGTCGAGGTGACCGGGCACAACACGGTGTACGCGTTCGGCGAGCCGGCCGACGAGACGCCGTCCGACGCCGCCGGCGTCGACGACGCCGGTCGCGTTCCGGGCGACGACTGA
- a CDS encoding AMP-dependent synthetase/ligase, with the protein MSWQAAERAFTDDAVAREALPEMFERTAERHADRIAQRYKGGIHDRSLVAAGVVPEAPAGEYADLTYTEMRGIVRNLAAGFRELGVDDDTRVAMYSQTRMEWAQTDFAALAAGAVVTTVYASSSPRQLRYLLEDPEATVVVAEGREMLEDVLAVRGDLEHDLDAIVTVDDVDADEMSAADVGVDADALDDGALDDVYTLGEVHERGAAAFDEATYEGWIDAADVGDLASLIYTSGTTGKPKGVRLTHANFRDNVSQCYRRFADRPDRDPDVPGISAETTTLSFLPLAHVFERMAGHYMMFAAGATVAYAESPDTLREDFGLVRPTTTTTSVPRVYEKLYDAIREQASESPVKERIFEWAVDVGRAHHEADDPGALLDAKRAVADRLVFSSVRDAIGGEVDFFISGGGSLSAELCALYHAMDLPILEGYGLTETSPVISVNPPEAPKVGTIGPPVVNTEIAIDGSVVGQEVADLDGDVGELLVRGPQVTDGYWNRPDATAEAFVDADDLPDDVVTAGTPPDERVGVGGDGLDDGGDGETAREADAAAAAAQPWFRTGDIVQLRPDGYIAFRERAKQLLVLSTGKNVAPGPIEDRFAANEFVEQCVVLGDGRKFVSAIIVPNFEKVAAWADAEGIDLPEERAEVCRDDRVRERIQEEVDRVNEEFESYEKIKQFRLVEEEFTEDNDLLTPTMKKKRRNILDRFADEVEMIYEE; encoded by the coding sequence ATGAGTTGGCAAGCGGCGGAACGAGCGTTCACGGACGACGCGGTCGCCCGGGAGGCGCTCCCCGAGATGTTCGAACGCACCGCGGAGCGACACGCGGACCGGATCGCGCAGCGGTACAAGGGGGGAATCCACGACCGGTCGCTCGTCGCCGCCGGGGTCGTTCCGGAGGCGCCCGCGGGCGAGTACGCCGACCTGACGTATACCGAGATGCGCGGGATCGTCCGGAACCTCGCCGCGGGCTTCCGCGAACTCGGCGTCGACGACGACACGCGAGTGGCGATGTACTCGCAGACGCGCATGGAGTGGGCCCAGACCGACTTCGCGGCGCTGGCCGCGGGCGCCGTCGTGACGACTGTCTACGCCTCGTCGTCGCCGAGGCAGTTGCGCTACCTGCTGGAGGACCCCGAGGCGACCGTCGTCGTCGCCGAGGGCCGCGAGATGCTCGAGGACGTGCTCGCGGTGCGCGGCGACCTCGAACACGATCTCGACGCGATCGTCACCGTCGACGACGTGGACGCCGACGAGATGTCGGCCGCGGACGTCGGTGTCGACGCCGACGCGCTCGACGACGGCGCCCTCGACGACGTGTACACCCTCGGCGAGGTCCACGAGCGCGGCGCCGCCGCGTTCGACGAGGCGACCTACGAGGGGTGGATCGACGCGGCCGACGTCGGCGACCTCGCCAGCCTCATCTACACCTCCGGCACCACCGGGAAGCCGAAGGGCGTCCGGCTCACACACGCCAACTTCCGGGACAACGTCTCGCAGTGTTACCGCCGGTTCGCGGACCGCCCCGACCGCGACCCGGACGTGCCGGGCATCTCCGCGGAGACGACCACCCTCTCCTTCCTCCCGCTCGCGCACGTCTTCGAGCGGATGGCGGGTCACTACATGATGTTCGCCGCGGGCGCGACCGTCGCGTACGCGGAGAGCCCCGATACGCTCCGGGAGGACTTCGGGCTCGTGCGCCCGACGACGACGACGACCAGCGTCCCGCGCGTCTACGAGAAGCTGTACGACGCGATCCGCGAGCAGGCGAGCGAGTCGCCGGTGAAGGAGCGCATCTTCGAGTGGGCGGTCGACGTCGGCCGCGCCCACCACGAGGCTGACGACCCCGGCGCCCTGCTCGACGCCAAGCGCGCGGTCGCCGACCGGCTCGTCTTCTCGTCGGTCCGGGACGCGATCGGCGGCGAGGTCGACTTCTTCATCTCGGGCGGCGGGTCGCTGTCGGCCGAGCTGTGCGCGCTGTACCACGCGATGGACCTCCCGATCTTAGAGGGATACGGCCTCACGGAGACCTCCCCCGTCATCAGCGTCAACCCGCCGGAGGCGCCGAAGGTCGGGACGATCGGCCCGCCGGTCGTGAACACCGAGATCGCGATCGACGGCTCCGTCGTCGGGCAGGAGGTCGCGGACCTGGACGGCGACGTGGGCGAGCTGCTCGTCCGCGGCCCGCAGGTGACAGACGGCTACTGGAACCGCCCGGACGCGACCGCGGAGGCGTTCGTCGACGCGGACGACCTCCCCGACGACGTCGTCACCGCCGGGACCCCGCCCGACGAGCGTGTCGGCGTCGGTGGGGACGGCCTCGACGACGGCGGCGACGGCGAGACTGCCCGAGAAGCCGACGCGGCGGCGGCCGCCGCGCAGCCGTGGTTCCGCACCGGCGACATCGTCCAGCTCCGGCCGGACGGGTACATCGCCTTCCGCGAGCGCGCCAAGCAGCTGCTCGTGCTCTCGACCGGGAAGAACGTCGCGCCCGGGCCGATCGAGGACCGCTTCGCCGCCAACGAGTTCGTCGAGCAGTGCGTCGTCCTCGGCGACGGGCGGAAGTTCGTCTCCGCGATCATCGTCCCGAACTTCGAGAAGGTCGCGGCGTGGGCCGACGCCGAGGGGATCGACCTGCCCGAAGAGCGCGCCGAGGTCTGCCGCGACGACCGCGTTCGCGAGCGGATTCAGGAGGAGGTCGACCGCGTGAACGAGGAGTTCGAGTCGTACGAGAAGATCAAGCAGTTCCGACTCGTCGAGGAGGAGTTCACCGAGGACAACGACCTGCTCACGCCGACGATGAAGAAGAAGCGGCGGAACATCTTGGACCGATTCGCCGACGAGGTCGAGATGATCTACGAGGAGTGA
- a CDS encoding DUF7260 family protein, with protein sequence MSVHPGSTAVFQIPDQGVTGANCASGWCELWAVATEPGVITAVALAGVLALLAFAYVRDAEAACRRERRRVLDERDAFESFADRVAGIDTVSVATDATPSGVPAGALRGLDGPGGGRSPGNGPASDNATLRRVMAAYHDTVLSLPHYRAEYDESAAESLAAELGPDTATALASDGGLSSGARSALVDRSCRAAEARDQLADAIDEEIGELGDRETTLSSIDRRRRRLIGHLEGIRSGREADAAIDVWNRLAELEEECDDLAADRQRSLDDPPLTPETALDGDHERPFYDYLYGCTDGPRYPVLAQIAEVADGIRADRDRVGTRIAGGR encoded by the coding sequence ATGAGCGTTCATCCGGGTTCGACGGCGGTTTTTCAGATTCCAGATCAGGGGGTGACGGGTGCGAACTGCGCGAGCGGCTGGTGCGAGCTGTGGGCGGTCGCGACCGAGCCGGGAGTGATCACGGCGGTCGCGCTCGCCGGCGTACTCGCGCTGTTGGCGTTCGCGTACGTCCGCGACGCCGAGGCGGCCTGCCGCCGCGAGCGCCGCCGCGTCCTCGACGAGCGGGACGCGTTCGAGTCGTTCGCCGATCGGGTCGCGGGGATCGACACCGTCTCCGTCGCGACGGACGCGACGCCCTCGGGCGTGCCCGCCGGCGCGCTCCGCGGACTCGACGGCCCCGGCGGCGGCCGATCCCCCGGAAACGGGCCAGCGAGCGACAACGCGACGCTGAGGCGGGTGATGGCCGCGTACCACGACACCGTGTTGTCGCTGCCCCACTACCGGGCCGAGTACGACGAGTCGGCCGCGGAGAGCCTGGCCGCGGAGCTCGGCCCGGACACCGCGACCGCGCTGGCGTCCGACGGCGGGCTGTCGAGCGGCGCCCGGTCGGCGCTCGTCGACCGGAGTTGCCGCGCAGCCGAGGCGCGCGATCAACTCGCCGACGCGATAGACGAAGAGATCGGCGAGCTGGGCGACCGAGAGACGACGCTGTCGTCGATCGACCGCCGCCGCCGCCGGCTGATCGGTCACTTGGAGGGGATCCGTTCCGGCCGGGAGGCCGACGCGGCGATCGACGTCTGGAACCGGTTAGCGGAACTCGAAGAGGAGTGCGACGACCTCGCCGCCGATCGGCAGCGCTCGCTCGACGACCCGCCGCTGACCCCCGAAACGGCGCTCGACGGCGACCACGAGCGCCCGTTCTACGACTACCTCTACGGCTGCACCGACGGGCCGCGCTACCCGGTCCTCGCGCAGATCGCGGAGGTCGCCGACGGGATCCGCGCGGACAGAGACCGTGTCGGCACGCGGATCGCCGGCGGCCGCTGA
- a CDS encoding translation initiation factor eIF-2B codes for MIDETVAEIRAMRTHSTSAVAVKATRSLADLLDREYVTVDEFERDLEHNAGVLRRSNPSHAALHNAMRDVERSIVGEATSVEGAKQLLEDVIARVTEDIETAKGEAAANAAERIEDGDTLLVHDYSTTVLEAIENAARDGAHLTVYVTEARPRTLGRKTARVLAGMSRVETRMVVDSAMGYALRDCDRVLLGITCITGGTYYNRIGTFPLVVTARELGVPVTAVGSGAKTIEEFRFENEFRDAVEVMREPVEDVEIENPSYDATPIGMIDTVITDDGVWN; via the coding sequence ATGATCGACGAGACCGTCGCCGAGATCCGGGCGATGCGGACCCACAGCACGTCGGCGGTGGCCGTAAAGGCGACGCGGTCGCTCGCGGACCTGCTTGACCGCGAGTACGTGACCGTCGACGAGTTCGAGCGCGACCTCGAACACAACGCGGGCGTGTTGCGCCGGTCGAACCCCTCCCACGCCGCGCTCCACAACGCGATGCGCGACGTGGAACGCTCCATCGTCGGCGAGGCGACGAGCGTCGAGGGCGCGAAGCAGCTGTTGGAGGACGTGATCGCCCGCGTCACCGAGGACATCGAGACGGCGAAGGGTGAGGCGGCCGCCAACGCCGCCGAGCGCATCGAGGACGGCGACACGCTGCTCGTCCACGACTACTCGACGACGGTGTTGGAGGCGATCGAGAACGCCGCGCGCGACGGCGCGCACCTCACCGTCTACGTCACCGAGGCGCGCCCGCGGACGCTGGGCCGCAAGACCGCGCGCGTCCTCGCTGGGATGTCCCGCGTCGAGACGCGGATGGTCGTCGACAGCGCGATGGGGTACGCGCTCCGCGACTGCGACCGCGTCCTGCTCGGGATCACCTGCATCACCGGCGGGACCTACTACAACCGGATCGGCACCTTCCCGCTGGTGGTCACCGCCCGCGAACTCGGTGTCCCCGTCACGGCGGTCGGCTCGGGCGCGAAGACAATCGAGGAGTTCCGCTTCGAGAACGAGTTCCGCGACGCCGTCGAGGTGATGCGCGAGCCGGTCGAGGACGTCGAGATCGAGAACCCCAGCTACGACGCCACGCCGATCGGGATGATCGACACCGTGATCACCGACGACGGCGTCTGGAACTGA
- a CDS encoding DUF726 domain-containing protein — MVSTRDRLDTDDSTERSGSWAFDGADSVVLFVHGLGADAESARDLAYTARLGLDAAIETGGEASDRPVIGYSWASNVDWGPAKETADANAVPLADWLTAWADEDGRPVHLFAHSLGARVTGATLRELAARERPDALASVSLFGGAVPHDSAAVDGRYGPAIAALDAPVYNFHSRNDRVLGWVYRASDRTRAVGHGGLPDSAIAPENYADVDVTDLVADHYSYVEPEEGCLPRAVGRLGFE; from the coding sequence ATGGTGTCGACGCGCGACCGCCTCGACACCGACGATTCGACGGAGCGGTCGGGGTCGTGGGCGTTCGACGGGGCCGACTCCGTGGTCCTGTTCGTCCACGGTCTGGGCGCGGACGCCGAGTCGGCCCGCGACCTCGCGTACACCGCTCGGCTCGGCCTCGACGCGGCGATTGAAACCGGCGGAGAGGCCAGCGACCGCCCCGTGATCGGCTACTCGTGGGCGTCGAACGTCGACTGGGGGCCAGCGAAGGAGACCGCCGACGCCAACGCCGTCCCGCTCGCCGACTGGCTGACGGCGTGGGCGGACGAAGATGGGCGCCCGGTCCACCTGTTCGCCCACTCGCTGGGCGCCCGGGTGACGGGGGCGACGCTCCGCGAACTCGCGGCCCGAGAGCGGCCCGACGCCCTCGCCTCGGTCTCGCTGTTCGGCGGGGCGGTCCCGCACGACAGCGCGGCCGTCGACGGCCGATACGGGCCCGCGATCGCGGCGCTCGACGCGCCGGTCTACAACTTCCACAGCCGGAACGACCGCGTCCTCGGCTGGGTGTACCGCGCGTCGGACCGGACGCGCGCGGTCGGGCACGGCGGGCTCCCGGACTCCGCGATCGCCCCCGAGAACTACGCGGACGTCGACGTCACCGACCTGGTCGCGGACCACTACTCGTACGTCGAGCCGGAGGAGGGGTGCCTGCCGCGCGCGGTCGGCCGACTCGGATTCGAGTAG
- the mch gene encoding methenyltetrahydromethanopterin cyclohydrolase has protein sequence MESINRTAIELVDEALDFAGELDVVGYELDNGATVVDFGIDAAGGVEAGLLLAEIQTAGLANLQTRMGELAGAPRQYVELSTDHPAVALLCSQKAGWELTTEGGFEGLGSGPARALVGRETEFERVGYYDSSEFATLAIESTTLPDEEVAEQVADMAEVDADGVFLPTFATGSTAGSVTTAARAAELAVFRLLEVGYEPTDVLHASGSAPLAPPTRDETEAMGRTNDALAYGGQVHLQVARDDDRFDQIVSTASEEYGTPFVDVFEDADWDFYDVPESVFAPAQVTVDVVDGPVYTVGETDEELLAESFGYR, from the coding sequence ATGGAAAGCATCAATCGGACCGCGATCGAGCTGGTCGACGAGGCGCTCGACTTCGCCGGCGAGCTGGACGTCGTCGGCTACGAGCTGGACAACGGCGCCACCGTCGTCGACTTCGGAATCGACGCGGCCGGCGGCGTCGAGGCGGGACTGCTGCTCGCGGAGATCCAGACCGCCGGGCTCGCGAACCTCCAGACCCGGATGGGCGAGCTCGCGGGCGCGCCGCGCCAGTACGTCGAGCTGTCGACGGACCACCCCGCCGTGGCGCTGCTCTGCTCGCAGAAGGCCGGCTGGGAGCTCACGACCGAGGGCGGCTTCGAGGGGCTCGGCTCCGGGCCGGCCCGCGCCCTCGTCGGCCGCGAGACCGAGTTCGAGCGCGTCGGCTACTACGACTCCTCGGAGTTCGCCACGCTCGCGATCGAGTCGACGACGCTCCCCGACGAGGAGGTCGCCGAGCAGGTCGCCGACATGGCAGAGGTCGACGCCGACGGCGTGTTCCTCCCGACGTTCGCCACCGGCTCGACCGCCGGCTCCGTCACCACCGCCGCGCGCGCCGCCGAGCTCGCCGTCTTCCGCCTGCTGGAGGTCGGCTACGAGCCCACGGACGTGCTCCACGCCTCCGGCTCGGCGCCGCTCGCGCCCCCGACCCGGGACGAGACCGAGGCGATGGGTCGCACCAACGACGCCTTGGCGTACGGCGGGCAGGTCCACCTCCAGGTGGCGCGCGACGACGACCGCTTCGACCAGATCGTCTCGACCGCCAGCGAGGAGTACGGAACCCCCTTTGTCGACGTGTTCGAGGACGCCGACTGGGACTTCTACGACGTGCCGGAGAGCGTGTTCGCCCCCGCGCAGGTCACCGTCGACGTCGTCGACGGCCCCGTCTACACCGTCGGCGAGACCGACGAGGAGCTGCTCGCGGAGTCGTTCGGCTACCGCTGA
- a CDS encoding potassium channel family protein has product MGRFDERTVRYEPTSVKDLLVEMKDTAELLIDLSYSAVLHGSPTVAHEVVELEHRMDVLQLRARMSLMLAARNPNEAETLAPVLGVVGAAEKIADAAGDIAQIVTEEIGLPDAMRGALSAGVETLVRGTVAADSAYAGRTLKAIDLESVTGVRVIAVRRDEDWILNPGPTTRLEAGDVTLLRGPEGGIADVYPELSGEPFEPDPPAEPAIDDLERAVDSIVLMKNLSELAVDLAYGSVLFDNEELAEEVSNLEIEVDALQSRFEAWTLRAAAEADDPVSLRGLIHLGVATEEISDAALAITEGVRRDLDVHPVVEMAVQESDEIITRTEVAAGSDLDGTAVVDGVPATDISTSVLAIRRADDEWLVGPDIDTTLRGGDVIISKGTRTSAEEFDALAA; this is encoded by the coding sequence ATGGGACGCTTCGACGAGCGCACGGTCCGCTACGAGCCGACGAGCGTCAAGGACCTGCTCGTCGAGATGAAAGACACCGCGGAGCTGCTTATCGACCTGTCGTACTCGGCGGTCCTCCACGGGAGCCCGACGGTCGCGCACGAGGTCGTCGAACTGGAACACCGGATGGACGTGCTCCAGCTTCGCGCCCGGATGAGCCTGATGCTCGCGGCGCGGAATCCGAACGAGGCGGAGACGCTCGCCCCCGTCCTCGGCGTCGTCGGCGCCGCGGAGAAGATCGCGGACGCGGCCGGCGACATCGCCCAGATCGTCACCGAGGAGATCGGGCTCCCCGACGCGATGCGCGGCGCGCTGTCGGCGGGCGTCGAGACGCTCGTTCGCGGGACCGTGGCCGCCGACTCCGCGTACGCCGGACGGACGCTGAAGGCGATCGACCTCGAATCGGTGACCGGCGTCCGCGTGATCGCCGTCCGGCGCGACGAGGACTGGATCCTCAACCCCGGGCCGACAACTCGGCTGGAGGCCGGCGACGTGACGCTGCTGCGCGGCCCCGAGGGGGGCATCGCCGACGTCTACCCCGAGCTGAGCGGCGAGCCGTTCGAGCCCGACCCGCCCGCGGAGCCCGCGATCGACGACCTCGAACGCGCGGTCGACTCGATCGTGTTGATGAAGAACCTCTCGGAGCTCGCCGTCGACCTCGCGTACGGCTCCGTCCTCTTCGACAACGAGGAACTGGCCGAGGAGGTGAGCAACTTAGAGATCGAGGTCGACGCCCTACAGTCGCGGTTCGAGGCGTGGACGCTCCGGGCCGCGGCCGAGGCGGACGACCCGGTGTCGCTGCGCGGGCTCATCCACCTCGGCGTCGCGACCGAGGAGATCTCCGACGCCGCGCTCGCGATCACCGAGGGCGTCCGCCGCGACCTCGACGTTCACCCGGTCGTGGAGATGGCGGTCCAGGAGTCCGACGAGATCATCACCCGGACCGAGGTCGCCGCGGGGAGCGACCTCGACGGGACCGCGGTTGTCGACGGCGTGCCCGCGACCGACATCTCGACGAGCGTCCTCGCGATCCGGCGCGCGGACGACGAGTGGCTGGTCGGGCCCGACATCGACACCACGCTGCGCGGCGGCGACGTGATCATCTCGAAGGGAACCCGGACCTCGGCCGAGGAGTTCGATGCCCTCGCGGCGTGA
- a CDS encoding nuclear transport factor 2 family protein → MPSRREGGEGEAAPAADPDPAALARAYYDALDAGEYDRLASLLAPDFVQRRPDRTFEGRDRFVAFMRDERPNTDTTHAVERVYPAGPGVAVRGRLLDNDGEELFAFVDVFSVDDGRLTALETYAAESSAD, encoded by the coding sequence ATGCCCTCGCGGCGTGAGGGCGGGGAGGGGGAAGCGGCGCCGGCCGCGGACCCGGACCCCGCCGCGCTCGCTCGGGCCTACTACGACGCGCTCGACGCCGGCGAGTACGACCGGCTGGCGTCGCTGCTCGCTCCCGACTTCGTCCAGCGGCGCCCCGATCGAACCTTCGAGGGACGCGACCGCTTCGTGGCGTTCATGCGCGACGAGCGGCCGAACACGGACACGACCCACGCGGTCGAGCGCGTGTACCCCGCCGGCCCCGGCGTGGCCGTCCGCGGTCGACTGCTGGACAACGACGGGGAGGAGCTGTTCGCGTTCGTCGACGTGTTCTCCGTCGACGACGGGCGGTTGACCGCGCTGGAGACGTACGCGGCAGAGTCGTCTGCCGACTGA
- a CDS encoding iron-containing alcohol dehydrogenase family protein, with protein MLPIADSFEHVHRGCEIRYGRGRIDDLGDWLGERGLDDALVVCGSNTGANDALMDPVREGLGDRLAGVFDGTTPDKRVETAYDLLDARAEVGADVLVAVGGGASLDIARQATLLAADGRDLGEIRADAEAGPDALGDLAPASDPTFPSVVVPTTFAGADVSTGGSLEVFAADESPTGQPVNVSGSDAWPIADVADPALFETTPQSVLAGSAMNGFDKGIETPYARDASPVSDAAAVHGLRLLSDALPRVAGDRPGGEEATDRAVVGALLVQLDRKISVIHAFGHGFARRYDVQQGAIHAVVAPHALAYLFDEVDASRRALAAGLGVRTDGRDDDAIAEDVVEAVAEVRDALDVPSRLRDLPETDEDDLPAIAEFVAEDPPMERAPADLDATAEGILGVLRAAW; from the coding sequence ATGCTACCGATCGCGGACTCCTTCGAACACGTTCACCGGGGCTGCGAGATCCGGTACGGACGGGGCCGAATCGACGACCTCGGCGACTGGCTCGGCGAGCGGGGCCTCGACGACGCGCTCGTCGTCTGCGGCTCGAACACCGGCGCGAACGACGCGCTGATGGACCCGGTCCGAGAGGGGCTCGGCGACCGGCTCGCCGGCGTCTTCGACGGGACGACTCCCGACAAGCGAGTAGAGACCGCCTACGACCTGCTCGACGCGCGGGCCGAGGTCGGCGCGGACGTCCTCGTCGCGGTCGGCGGCGGCGCCAGCCTCGATATCGCCAGACAGGCGACGCTGCTCGCCGCCGACGGCCGCGACCTCGGCGAGATCCGCGCCGACGCGGAGGCCGGGCCGGACGCACTCGGCGACCTCGCGCCGGCGAGCGATCCCACATTCCCGTCCGTCGTCGTGCCGACGACGTTCGCGGGCGCGGACGTCTCGACCGGCGGGTCCTTGGAGGTCTTCGCGGCCGACGAGTCGCCGACCGGCCAGCCGGTGAACGTCAGCGGGAGCGACGCGTGGCCGATCGCAGACGTCGCCGACCCGGCGCTGTTCGAGACGACCCCGCAGTCGGTGCTGGCCGGGTCCGCGATGAACGGCTTCGACAAGGGGATCGAGACGCCGTACGCCCGCGACGCCTCGCCCGTGAGCGACGCGGCCGCGGTCCACGGGCTCCGCCTCCTCTCGGACGCCCTCCCGCGCGTGGCCGGCGACCGGCCCGGCGGCGAGGAGGCGACCGACCGAGCGGTCGTCGGGGCGCTGCTCGTCCAGCTCGACCGGAAGATCAGCGTGATCCACGCGTTCGGCCACGGGTTCGCGCGCCGCTACGACGTCCAGCAGGGCGCGATCCACGCGGTCGTGGCGCCCCACGCGCTGGCGTACCTCTTCGACGAGGTCGACGCGAGCCGCCGGGCGCTCGCGGCCGGCCTCGGCGTCCGGACCGACGGCCGCGACGACGACGCGATCGCGGAGGACGTCGTCGAGGCGGTCGCCGAGGTCCGCGACGCGCTCGACGTTCCGAGCCGCCTCCGAGACCTCCCCGAGACCGACGAGGACGACCTGCCGGCGATCGCCGAGTTCGTCGCCGAGGACCCTCCGATGGAGCGCGCGCCGGCCGACCTCGACGCGACCGCGGAAGGAATCTTAGGCGTGCTGCGCGCCGCGTGGTAG